A single region of the Acanthopagrus latus isolate v.2019 chromosome 11, fAcaLat1.1, whole genome shotgun sequence genome encodes:
- the LOC119029142 gene encoding pyroglutamyl-peptidase 1-like — protein MDNSKRTVVVTGFGPFGEHTVNASWVAVQELKKLGLGSEVDLHVSEVPVEYQTVQSLVPSLWKQYRPLLVVHVGVSGMATTVTLEKCGRNHGYKGLDNSSFCPDSQCCIVGGPDCIDSVIDMESVCKRVTASGLGVAVSVSRDAGRYLCDFTYYTSLYLSHGRSAFVHVPPLGKPYSGEDLGRALQAIIREMLELLDQAEEKIHCQQHFH, from the exons ATGGATAACAGTAAACGGACTGTGGTCGTTACAg GTTTTGGACCATTTGGAGAGCACACGGTCAATGCCAGCTGGGTTGCAGTACAG GAACTGAAGAAGCTCGGACTGGGCAGTGAAGTGGACTTGCATGTGTCTGAGGTCCCTGTAGAGTATCAGACGGTCCAGAGTTTAGTCCCTTCATTATGGAAGCAGTATCGTCCACTG TTGGTAGTTCATGTTGGAGTCTCGGGTATGGCCACCACTGTCACGCTGGAAAAATGTGGCAGAAATCATGGCTACAAGGGCCTGGACAACAGTAGCTTCTGTCCTGATTCACAGTGTTGCATAGTGGGAGGCCCAGACTGCATTGACTCAGTTATTGACATGGAATCAGTCTGCAAGAGAGTGACTGCCTCAGGACTAGGAGTAGCTGTGTCCGTCTCCAGAGATGCCGGAAG GTACCTCTGTGATTTCACTTACTACACGTCTCTGTACCTGAGCCATGGTCGCTCTGCCTTCGTTCATGTGCCTCCTCTTGGAAAGCCTTACAGCGGGGAAGACCTGGGCCGTGCGCTGCAAGCCATCATCCGGGAGATGCTGGAGCTTCTGGACCAGGCTGAGGAGAAGATCCACTGCCAGCAGCACTTCCACTAA
- the LOC119029143 gene encoding golgin subfamily A member 6B-like yields MEYSSKCPTDMSQERLIQELEDTKEQLKKQKTLKEMYINRGKETTRELERLRKYSDDVYPYNNLILSIRYETDVTEVRQQVETLQHEPQKEAQQRKLLQQQPKELKMAQTSSQDKFTAELQVEQQKNKLLQDKLDRISEEYESEEDDRGNQESPAKHPGEGGTL; encoded by the coding sequence ATGGAGTACTCTAGCAAGTGCCCCACAGACATGTCTCAGGAGAGACTTATCCAAGAGCTCGAAGACACCAAAGAGcagctgaaaaagcagaaaacccTGAAGGAAATGTACATCAACAGGGGGAAAGAAACCACCAGAGAGCTGGAGCGGCTGAGAAAGTACAGCGATGATGTTTATCCTTATAATAATCTCATCTTATCTATCCGGTATGAgactgatgtcactgaagtcagacagcaggttGAGACTCTTCAACACGAGCCTCAGAAAGAAGCCCAGCAAAGAAAGCTCCTTCAACAACAACCCAAGGAGCTGAAAATGGCACAAACATCCAGCCAGGACAAGTTTACTGCTGAGCtccaggtggagcagcagaagaacaaGCTTCTTCAAGACAAACTGGACAGGATCAGCGAAGAGTATGAATCTGAAGAGGATGACCGAGGAAATCAAGAATCTCCAGCAAAACACCCTGGAGAAGGAGGAACGTTATGA
- the lsm4 gene encoding U6 snRNA-associated Sm-like protein LSm4 codes for MLPLSLLKTAQNHPMLVELKNGETYNGHLVSCDNWMNINLREVICTSRDGDKFWRMPECYIRGSTIKYLRIPDEIIDMVKEEVVSKGRGRGGTQQNKQQGKGRGGAGRGLFGGRGRGMTGPGRGQQQQQQQQQQQQDKKMGKPQGMKNQH; via the exons ATG CTTCCACTGTCTCTGCTGAAGACTGCCCAGAACCATCCCATG TTGGTGGAGCTGAAGAATGGAGAGACGTACAACGGCCACTTGGTCAGCTGTGACAACTGGATGAACATCAACCTGAGAGAAGTCATCTGCACCTCCAGG GATGGAGATAAGTTCTGGAGGATGCCTGAGTGCTACATCAGAGGAAGCACCATCAAATATCTGCGAATCCCAGACGAGATCATCGACatggtgaaggaggaggtggtcTCGAAGGGCCGCGGACGTGGGGGCACccagcagaacaaacagcagggcaaaggaagaggaggagctggccGAG GGCTGTTTGGCGGCCGTGGCAGAGGAATGACCGGTCCTGGTCGGggccaacaacagcagcaacagcaacagcagcagcagcaggataaGAAAATGGGCAAACCACAAGGAATGAAGAACCAGCACTGA